A single region of the Streptomyces sp. NBC_01803 genome encodes:
- the rsmI gene encoding 16S rRNA (cytidine(1402)-2'-O)-methyltransferase, which translates to MTGTLVLAGTPIGDLADAPPRLGEELSSADIVAAEDTRRLRRLAQGLGVRVGGRVVSYFEGNEAARTPELADELAGGARVLLVTDAGMPSVSDPGYRLVAAAVERGVRVTAVPGPSAVLTALALSGLPVDRFCFEGFPPRKAGERAARLREAAGERRTLVYFESPHRLAATLAAMAEAFGPDRRAAVCRELTKTYEEVRRGPLAELAAWAAEGVRGEITVVVAGAEPSAPGAADAASLARLVAEREAAGQHRKEAIAEVARAAGLPKREVFDAVVAARGAAVRPG; encoded by the coding sequence ATGACAGGCACGCTCGTACTGGCGGGAACCCCGATCGGTGATCTGGCGGACGCCCCGCCCCGGCTGGGCGAGGAGCTGTCCTCGGCGGACATCGTGGCCGCCGAGGACACACGGCGGCTGCGGCGGCTGGCCCAGGGGCTCGGCGTGCGGGTGGGCGGCCGGGTCGTGTCGTACTTCGAGGGCAACGAGGCCGCGCGCACCCCCGAGCTCGCCGACGAACTGGCGGGCGGGGCCCGCGTGCTGCTGGTGACGGACGCGGGCATGCCGTCGGTGTCGGACCCGGGGTACCGGCTGGTGGCGGCGGCGGTGGAACGCGGGGTGCGGGTGACGGCCGTGCCCGGCCCCTCAGCGGTGCTCACCGCGCTGGCGCTGTCGGGGCTGCCGGTGGACCGGTTCTGCTTCGAGGGCTTCCCGCCGCGCAAGGCGGGGGAGCGGGCGGCCCGGCTGCGCGAGGCGGCGGGCGAGCGGCGGACGCTGGTGTACTTCGAGTCCCCGCACCGCCTGGCCGCGACGCTCGCGGCGATGGCGGAGGCGTTCGGGCCGGACCGGCGGGCGGCGGTGTGCCGGGAGCTGACCAAGACGTACGAGGAGGTCAGGCGCGGGCCGCTGGCCGAGCTGGCGGCCTGGGCGGCGGAGGGCGTGCGCGGCGAGATCACGGTGGTGGTCGCGGGCGCGGAGCCGTCGGCGCCGGGGGCGGCGGACGCCGCCTCGCTGGCCCGGCTGGTCGCGGAGCGCGAGGCGGCGGGGCAGCACCGCAAGGAGGCGATCGCGGAGGTGGCGCGGGCGGCCGGGCTGCCGAAGCGGGAGGTCTTCGACGCCGTGGTCGCCGCCCGGGGAGCCGCCGTCCGCCCGGGCTGA
- a CDS encoding 4-(cytidine 5'-diphospho)-2-C-methyl-D-erythritol kinase, giving the protein MPTPSPSVTVRVPAKVNVQLAVGPPRPDGFHDLANVFLAVGLHDHVTATLTSPAGPAAPGPAAPGVTVTCTGPGSEHVPLDRSNLAVRAAELLAARHGIEPAVRLDIVKDIPVAGGMAGGSADAAGALLACDTLWGTATPRAELLRLCAELGSDVPFSLVGGAALGRGRGERLTALAVSGPFHWVFALADGGLSTPEVYRECDRLRGDRPVTAPEPDPALLEALRTGDAPALAAALANDLQPAAVSLRPSLAATLAAGMAAGALGGLVSGSGPSCAFLAADAGSAAKITKSLADSGTCRAARATTAPAPGATTIESYA; this is encoded by the coding sequence ATGCCCACACCCTCCCCGTCCGTCACGGTTCGCGTCCCGGCCAAGGTGAACGTGCAGCTCGCCGTCGGGCCGCCGCGCCCGGACGGCTTCCACGACCTGGCCAACGTCTTCCTCGCCGTCGGCCTCCACGACCACGTCACGGCGACCCTCACCAGCCCGGCCGGCCCCGCCGCGCCCGGCCCCGCCGCGCCCGGCGTCACCGTCACCTGCACCGGCCCCGGCAGCGAGCACGTACCGCTGGACCGCTCCAATCTCGCCGTCCGGGCCGCCGAGCTGCTCGCCGCCCGGCACGGGATCGAGCCCGCCGTCCGGCTGGACATCGTCAAGGACATCCCCGTCGCGGGCGGCATGGCGGGCGGTAGCGCGGACGCCGCCGGTGCCCTGCTCGCCTGCGACACCCTCTGGGGCACGGCCACCCCCCGCGCCGAGCTCCTTCGGCTGTGTGCCGAGCTGGGCTCCGACGTGCCGTTCAGTCTGGTCGGCGGCGCGGCCCTGGGCCGGGGGCGCGGTGAGCGGCTGACCGCTCTGGCCGTGTCCGGGCCGTTCCACTGGGTCTTCGCCCTCGCGGACGGCGGCCTGTCCACCCCCGAGGTCTACCGCGAGTGCGACCGTCTGCGCGGTGACCGGCCGGTCACCGCGCCCGAGCCCGACCCCGCCCTCCTCGAAGCCCTCCGCACCGGCGACGCGCCCGCGCTCGCCGCCGCGCTCGCCAACGACCTCCAGCCCGCGGCCGTTTCGCTGCGCCCCTCGCTGGCCGCCACCCTGGCGGCGGGCATGGCGGCCGGCGCGCTGGGCGGCCTGGTCTCCGGCTCGGGGCCGAGCTGCGCGTTCCTCGCCGCCGACGCCGGGTCCGCCGCCAAGATCACCAAGTCGCTGGCCGACAGCGGCACCTGCCGCGCGGCCCGGGCCACGACCGCGCCCGCTCCCGGCGCGACTACCATCGAGTCCTATGCCTGA
- a CDS encoding helix-turn-helix transcriptional regulator, producing MAIKRPGLAKRRKACGFTQERFAEALGTDRTTVQRWENGSNEPQPWLRPRISELLEITATELDSLLAGDEATLKRLSESATACHHDHEHEHEHDELDALELARRVEASDVGRETLDRLASAFDDLAIAYPKAPPQDLLNDVRRHLRYVAHLMDARKTLREQRHLLVIGGWFSLLGATLHIDLNQQSAATARLRTSISLARQAEHSEIQAWCFETDAWRVLTDGEYNRALELSQRAQRYAPRGSSVAIQAVAQEGRARARLGQTQETYAAIGRVQHMSAKLEVLNRPEHHYQYDPRKSLAYTATTLAWVEDPAAERYAREVIARLSPPGDVSRWPRRVASAHIDLALALLGNDRVDEASDAAAQAILSGRVAPSNYWRALEVVRAIEARALRGASDLRDAYQQMQQLPR from the coding sequence ATGGCGATCAAGCGTCCCGGACTGGCCAAGCGCCGGAAGGCGTGCGGCTTCACGCAAGAAAGATTCGCGGAAGCGCTCGGGACGGATCGCACCACGGTGCAGCGCTGGGAGAACGGCTCCAACGAACCGCAGCCATGGCTCCGCCCCCGCATCTCCGAACTGCTTGAGATCACCGCCACCGAACTCGACTCTCTCCTCGCGGGCGACGAAGCAACGCTGAAGCGGCTTTCCGAGAGTGCCACCGCCTGCCACCACGACCACGAGCACGAGCACGAGCACGACGAGCTGGACGCACTGGAATTGGCACGGCGAGTCGAGGCCAGCGATGTAGGACGAGAGACCCTGGACCGCCTGGCGAGCGCCTTCGATGACCTGGCCATCGCCTATCCAAAGGCACCGCCTCAGGATCTACTGAACGACGTTCGCCGTCACCTGCGCTATGTGGCCCATCTCATGGATGCTCGGAAAACCCTTCGTGAGCAGCGCCACCTGCTGGTCATCGGGGGATGGTTCTCTCTCCTCGGAGCCACCCTGCATATCGATCTCAACCAACAGAGTGCCGCCACAGCCCGATTGCGTACCTCGATCTCCCTGGCGCGGCAGGCCGAGCACTCGGAGATCCAAGCGTGGTGCTTCGAGACGGACGCCTGGCGGGTGCTGACGGATGGCGAGTACAACCGAGCCCTGGAACTGTCCCAACGAGCCCAGCGATACGCCCCTCGGGGAAGTTCCGTGGCGATACAGGCCGTCGCCCAGGAGGGACGGGCGCGAGCACGGCTCGGGCAGACGCAGGAGACCTACGCGGCCATCGGCCGAGTTCAGCACATGTCCGCCAAGCTCGAAGTGCTCAATCGCCCGGAGCACCACTACCAGTACGACCCCCGGAAGTCCCTCGCTTACACGGCTACGACGCTGGCCTGGGTGGAGGACCCGGCGGCAGAGCGGTATGCACGCGAGGTCATCGCCCGACTCTCGCCGCCGGGCGATGTGAGCCGATGGCCACGCAGAGTGGCCTCCGCTCATATCGATCTCGCCTTGGCCTTGCTGGGGAACGACCGTGTCGATGAGGCGTCCGACGCCGCGGCGCAGGCCATACTCTCCGGCCGGGTGGCCCCCTCCAACTACTGGCGGGCCCTGGAGGTGGTCCGGGCCATCGAGGCCAGAGCCCTCCGGGGAGCGTCCGACCTGCGTGACGCGTACCAGCAGATGCAACAGCTTCCCCGCTGA
- a CDS encoding DUF6879 family protein, with the protein MSSSEPTFAELLADCRTTAIHLEMRDVYYSNERFESWQQGHLTDWNDRDSWRRSFHQTIEDAVARGVEVRRARIVSEPVTPYIRWEHYVTTANLLAGEQVRWLPRRMATDLSLPGNDFWVFDDHTARIHHFAGNGDFVGYDFTNDQALITHCAAAFEQIWQRAIPHEEYDPA; encoded by the coding sequence ATGTCATCGAGCGAGCCGACGTTCGCCGAACTGCTGGCTGATTGCCGTACGACCGCCATCCATCTGGAGATGCGCGATGTCTACTACAGCAACGAGCGCTTCGAAAGCTGGCAGCAGGGACACCTCACCGACTGGAACGACCGTGATTCCTGGAGGCGTTCCTTCCACCAAACGATCGAGGACGCGGTCGCCCGGGGCGTCGAGGTGCGGCGTGCCCGGATCGTCTCGGAGCCGGTCACCCCGTACATCCGCTGGGAGCACTACGTCACCACGGCGAACCTGCTGGCCGGAGAGCAAGTCCGCTGGCTGCCTCGGCGCATGGCGACCGACCTCAGCCTGCCGGGAAACGATTTCTGGGTCTTCGATGACCACACCGCGCGCATCCACCATTTTGCGGGCAACGGCGATTTCGTGGGGTACGACTTCACCAACGATCAAGCGCTGATCACCCACTGCGCCGCCGCCTTCGAACAGATCTGGCAACGGGCCATCCCACACGAGGAGTACGACCCCGCCTGA
- the rsmA gene encoding 16S rRNA (adenine(1518)-N(6)/adenine(1519)-N(6))-dimethyltransferase RsmA → MEHGDALLGPADVRELAAALGLRPTKQRGQNFVIDANTVRRIVRAAGVGENDTVVEIGPGLGSLTLALLDAAGHVTAVEIDDVLAAALPATVAARLPERVGRFSLVHADAMRVTELPGPPPGALVANLPYNVAVPVLLHMLATFPSIDRALVMVQSEVADRLAAAPGSKVYGVPSVKAAWYAEARRAGAIGRTVFWPAPNVDSGLVALTRREPPRTTAGREEVFAVVDAAFAQRRKMLRSALASWAGSPAAAEAACVAAGVSPGARGEALSVEDFARLAEHRP, encoded by the coding sequence GTGGAGCACGGTGACGCCCTGCTCGGACCGGCCGACGTCCGTGAGTTGGCCGCCGCCCTCGGCCTGCGCCCGACCAAGCAGCGCGGGCAGAACTTCGTCATCGACGCGAACACCGTCCGCCGCATCGTGCGCGCCGCCGGCGTCGGCGAGAACGACACGGTGGTCGAGATCGGCCCCGGGCTCGGCTCGCTGACCCTCGCCCTCCTCGACGCCGCCGGGCATGTCACCGCCGTCGAGATCGACGACGTGCTGGCCGCCGCCCTGCCCGCCACGGTCGCCGCGCGGCTTCCGGAGCGCGTCGGCCGGTTCTCCCTCGTGCACGCGGACGCCATGCGCGTCACCGAGCTGCCCGGACCGCCCCCCGGCGCCCTCGTCGCCAACCTCCCCTACAACGTCGCCGTCCCCGTGCTCCTGCACATGCTCGCCACCTTCCCCAGCATCGACCGGGCCCTGGTGATGGTGCAGTCCGAGGTCGCCGACCGGCTTGCCGCCGCGCCCGGCTCCAAGGTCTACGGGGTGCCGTCCGTCAAGGCCGCCTGGTACGCCGAGGCCCGGCGCGCCGGGGCCATCGGCCGGACCGTGTTCTGGCCGGCGCCCAACGTCGACTCCGGGCTCGTCGCCCTCACCCGCCGCGAGCCGCCGCGCACCACGGCCGGCCGGGAGGAGGTCTTCGCGGTGGTCGACGCGGCGTTCGCCCAGCGCCGCAAGATGCTGCGCTCGGCGCTGGCGTCCTGGGCCGGCTCCCCGGCCGCCGCCGAGGCGGCCTGCGTGGCGGCCGGCGTCTCGCCGGGCGCCCGCGGCGAGGCCCTGTCCGTCGAGGACTTCGCCCGCCTCGCCGAACACCGCCCGTAG
- a CDS encoding ABC-F family ATP-binding cassette domain-containing protein, which yields MPEAVKNLVNLESVRKVYGTRTILDGVSLGVGQGDRVGVVGRNGDGKTTLIRVLARLEEVDDGRVTHSGDLRLGVLTQHDSLDSAATVRQEVIGDVPAHEWAGDARVRSVLTGLFGGLDLPGFPDGLDTVVGPLSGGERRRVALAKLLIAEQDVIVLDEPTNHLDVEGIAWLAAHLRERRSALVVVTHDRWFLDQVCTRMWDVQRGTVHTYDGGYSDYVFARAERERVAAGEEARRQNLMRKELAWLRRGAPARTSKPRFRVEAANALIADVPPPRDSAELSRFASARLGRTVFDLEDVTLRVGGRDLLTHLTWQVGPGDRVGLVGVNGAGKTTLLRALADPEGSKVIAGGRVTVGKTVRLAYLSQDVAELDPTERVLQAVEQVRARVDLGKGREMTASQLCEQFGFGKERQWTPVGDLSGGERRRLQILRLLMDEPNVLFLDEPTNDLDIETLTQLEDLLDGWPGSLVVVSHDRFFVERVTDRVFALLGDGDLRMLPRGLDEYLERRATVRDTPSAGAPAAAPPAAKSAQLSRATQKEIQRIERQLERLDEKEAALHGEMAEHATNFERIAGLDAQLRELARERDELETRWLDLADGD from the coding sequence ATGCCTGAAGCCGTCAAGAACCTCGTCAACCTGGAGTCCGTCCGCAAGGTCTATGGCACCAGGACCATCCTCGACGGTGTCTCGCTCGGCGTCGGCCAGGGCGACCGCGTCGGCGTCGTCGGCCGCAACGGCGACGGCAAGACCACCCTCATCCGCGTCCTGGCCCGCCTGGAGGAGGTCGACGACGGCCGCGTCACCCACTCGGGAGACCTGCGGCTCGGCGTCCTCACCCAGCACGATTCCCTCGACTCGGCCGCCACGGTGCGCCAGGAGGTCATCGGGGACGTGCCCGCCCACGAGTGGGCGGGCGACGCCCGGGTCCGTTCCGTGCTCACCGGCCTCTTCGGCGGCCTCGACCTGCCGGGTTTCCCGGACGGCCTGGACACGGTCGTCGGCCCGCTGTCCGGCGGCGAACGGCGTCGCGTCGCGCTCGCCAAGCTGCTGATCGCGGAGCAGGACGTGATCGTGCTGGACGAGCCGACGAACCACCTCGACGTCGAGGGCATCGCCTGGCTCGCCGCCCACCTGCGCGAGCGCCGCTCGGCGCTGGTGGTGGTCACCCACGACCGGTGGTTCCTCGACCAGGTCTGCACCCGGATGTGGGACGTGCAGCGCGGCACCGTCCACACCTACGACGGCGGCTACAGCGACTACGTCTTCGCCCGTGCCGAGCGCGAGCGTGTCGCGGCCGGCGAGGAGGCCCGGCGGCAGAACCTGATGCGCAAGGAGCTCGCGTGGCTGCGGCGCGGTGCCCCGGCCAGGACCAGCAAGCCGCGCTTCCGCGTGGAGGCGGCCAACGCCCTGATCGCGGACGTGCCGCCGCCGCGCGACAGCGCCGAGCTGTCGCGCTTCGCCTCCGCCCGGCTCGGCAGGACGGTCTTCGACCTGGAGGACGTCACCCTGCGCGTCGGCGGCCGGGACCTGCTGACGCATCTGACCTGGCAGGTCGGTCCCGGCGACCGCGTCGGCCTGGTCGGGGTGAACGGCGCGGGCAAGACCACCCTGCTGCGCGCCCTGGCCGACCCCGAGGGGTCGAAGGTCATCGCGGGTGGGCGGGTGACCGTGGGCAAGACGGTCCGGCTGGCCTATCTCTCGCAGGACGTGGCCGAGTTGGACCCGACCGAGCGGGTGCTCCAGGCCGTGGAGCAGGTGCGCGCCCGCGTCGACCTGGGCAAGGGCCGGGAGATGACGGCCTCGCAGCTCTGCGAGCAGTTCGGCTTCGGCAAGGAACGTCAGTGGACCCCGGTCGGGGACCTGTCGGGCGGCGAACGGCGGCGGTTGCAGATCCTGCGGCTGCTGATGGACGAGCCCAACGTGCTGTTCCTGGATGAGCCGACCAACGACCTGGACATCGAGACGCTGACCCAGCTCGAAGACCTCCTCGACGGCTGGCCGGGCTCGCTGGTGGTCGTCAGCCACGACCGCTTCTTCGTGGAGCGCGTGACCGACCGGGTGTTCGCGCTGCTGGGCGACGGCGATCTGCGGATGCTGCCGCGCGGCCTCGACGAGTATCTGGAACGCCGCGCCACCGTCCGCGACACGCCCTCCGCCGGCGCCCCGGCCGCCGCGCCGCCCGCCGCGAAATCGGCCCAGCTCTCCCGCGCGACCCAGAAGGAGATCCAGCGGATCGAGCGCCAGTTGGAGCGCCTGGACGAGAAGGAAGCCGCCCTGCACGGTGAGATGGCCGAGCACGCGACGAACTTCGAACGTATCGCGGGCCTCGACGCCCAGCTCCGCGAACTGGCCCGGGAGCGCGACGAGCTGGAAACCCGCTGGCTCGACCTCGCGGACGGCGACTAG
- a CDS encoding TatD family hydrolase: MPKSAKAKAEQHLPPPLPEPLAVPVTDSHTHLDMQDTTVEEALTKAAAVGVTRVVQIGCDVARARWAAKTAAEHEAVWAAVALHPNEAARIDGVEGAAALDAALAEIAELAGLHQVRALGETGLDYYRTGPEGTAAQQRSFRRHIALAKELDKTLVIHDRDAHDDVLRILREEGAPRRTVFHCYSGDVAMAELCAAEGYFMSFAGNVTFGSAQPLRDALAAAPPELLLVETDAPFLTPTPFRGRPNASYLIPVTLRAMAEVKGLSEEELSRHIAANTVRAFG; this comes from the coding sequence ATGCCCAAGTCCGCCAAGGCCAAGGCCGAGCAGCACCTGCCGCCACCGCTGCCCGAGCCGCTCGCCGTGCCCGTCACCGATTCGCACACGCATCTCGACATGCAGGACACCACCGTCGAGGAGGCCCTGACCAAGGCCGCCGCCGTCGGCGTCACGCGCGTCGTGCAGATCGGCTGCGACGTGGCGCGCGCCCGGTGGGCCGCCAAGACCGCGGCCGAGCACGAGGCCGTGTGGGCCGCCGTGGCCCTGCACCCCAACGAGGCCGCGCGCATCGACGGCGTCGAGGGCGCCGCCGCCCTCGACGCCGCGCTGGCGGAGATCGCCGAGCTGGCCGGGCTGCACCAGGTCAGGGCGCTCGGCGAGACCGGCCTCGACTACTACCGCACCGGCCCCGAGGGCACCGCCGCGCAGCAGCGCTCCTTCCGCCGTCACATCGCGCTCGCCAAGGAGCTGGACAAGACGCTGGTCATCCACGACCGCGACGCCCACGACGACGTGCTGCGGATCCTGCGCGAGGAGGGCGCCCCCCGGCGGACCGTCTTCCACTGCTACTCGGGCGACGTCGCCATGGCCGAACTCTGCGCCGCCGAGGGGTACTTCATGTCCTTCGCCGGCAATGTCACCTTCGGCAGCGCGCAGCCCCTGCGCGACGCGCTGGCCGCCGCCCCGCCCGAGCTGCTGCTCGTGGAGACCGACGCGCCGTTCCTCACGCCCACCCCCTTCCGCGGCCGGCCCAACGCCTCCTACCTCATCCCGGTGACCCTGCGCGCCATGGCCGAGGTCAAGGGGCTGAGCGAGGAAGAGCTGTCCCGCCACATCGCCGCCAACACCGTCCGGGCCTTCGGGTGA
- a CDS encoding dolichyl-phosphate-mannose--protein mannosyltransferase, which yields MSSSQTVMTETPPEPAHARPPTWEHRLRRFGYAPGRAAGVRERLVPPYPEPGTRLWRYFGFAPTAAARLARWSGWGGPLLVALFAGVLRFVNLGSPNAVIFDETYYAKDAWSLLKRGYETEWPEDANDRIIAGDIPFDDTASYVVHPPGGKWVIALGEWIFGLTPFGWRFMVALLGTLSVLMLCRIGRRLFRSTVLGCVAGLLMAVDGLHFVMSRTALLDLVLMFWLLAAFGCLLVDRDAARARLAAALPEGADGLLRSDAAVGERLRLAWRPWRIAAGVCLGLACATKWNALYVLAAFGILTVLWDAASRRTAGAPHAPRATLRRDAAPAFLSMVPVAFVTYLASWTGWFLTSDGYYRQWAAQSTEDDSYAWLPAPLRGLWHYTSEVYQFHVGLTSEHDYQSNPWSWLVAGRPVTYFYNSRDPGEGGCAYASGCAREVLALGTPLLWWSACFALAYALYRWLFRRDWRAGAILCAVAAGYLPWFMYQERTIFYFYAVVLVPFLCLAVTMMLGALLGPPGCGEQRRVIGIVAVGVLVLLIVWNFIYFYPIYTGMEIPLDGWRARMWLGTWV from the coding sequence ATGAGCAGCAGCCAGACCGTGATGACGGAGACCCCGCCCGAACCGGCCCACGCCCGCCCTCCCACCTGGGAGCATCGGCTGCGCCGGTTCGGGTACGCCCCCGGCCGGGCAGCCGGGGTGCGGGAGCGGCTGGTTCCGCCCTACCCCGAGCCGGGGACCCGGCTGTGGCGGTACTTCGGGTTCGCGCCGACGGCCGCCGCCCGGCTGGCCCGCTGGAGCGGCTGGGGCGGCCCGCTGCTGGTCGCGCTCTTCGCCGGCGTGCTGCGCTTCGTCAACCTCGGCTCGCCGAACGCCGTGATATTCGACGAGACGTACTACGCCAAGGACGCCTGGTCGCTCCTGAAGAGGGGCTACGAGACCGAGTGGCCCGAGGACGCCAACGACCGCATCATCGCGGGCGACATCCCGTTCGACGACACCGCGTCGTACGTCGTGCACCCACCGGGCGGTAAGTGGGTCATCGCGCTGGGCGAGTGGATCTTCGGGCTGACGCCGTTCGGTTGGCGCTTCATGGTGGCGCTGCTCGGCACGCTGTCGGTGCTGATGCTCTGCCGCATCGGCCGCCGGCTGTTCCGCTCCACGGTGCTGGGGTGCGTCGCCGGGCTGCTGATGGCGGTCGACGGGCTGCACTTCGTGATGAGCCGCACGGCGCTGCTGGACCTGGTGCTGATGTTCTGGCTGCTGGCCGCGTTCGGCTGCCTGCTCGTGGACCGCGACGCGGCCCGCGCCCGGCTGGCCGCCGCGCTGCCGGAGGGGGCGGACGGGCTGCTCCGTTCGGACGCGGCGGTCGGGGAACGGCTCCGGCTCGCCTGGCGCCCCTGGCGGATCGCGGCCGGGGTCTGCCTGGGCCTGGCGTGCGCGACGAAGTGGAACGCGCTGTACGTGCTGGCCGCGTTCGGCATTCTGACCGTCCTGTGGGACGCCGCGTCCCGCCGCACGGCCGGCGCCCCGCACGCGCCCCGGGCGACGCTGCGGCGGGACGCGGCACCCGCGTTCCTGTCGATGGTGCCGGTCGCGTTCGTCACCTATCTGGCGTCCTGGACCGGCTGGTTCCTGACCTCCGACGGGTACTACCGCCAGTGGGCCGCGCAGTCGACGGAGGACGACTCGTACGCCTGGCTGCCCGCGCCGCTGCGCGGCCTGTGGCACTACACGTCGGAGGTCTACCAGTTCCACGTCGGCCTCACCTCGGAGCACGACTACCAGTCGAACCCGTGGAGCTGGCTCGTCGCGGGCCGCCCGGTGACCTACTTCTACAACTCCCGCGATCCGGGCGAGGGCGGCTGCGCCTACGCGAGCGGCTGCGCCCGCGAGGTGCTGGCCCTGGGCACCCCGCTGCTGTGGTGGTCGGCGTGCTTCGCGCTGGCCTACGCGCTGTACCGCTGGCTGTTCCGCCGCGACTGGCGCGCGGGCGCGATCCTGTGCGCGGTGGCGGCGGGGTACCTGCCCTGGTTCATGTACCAGGAGCGGACGATCTTCTACTTCTACGCGGTGGTCCTGGTTCCGTTCCTGTGCCTGGCGGTGACGATGATGCTCGGCGCCCTCCTCGGCCCCCCGGGCTGCGGCGAACAGCGGCGCGTCATCGGCATCGTGGCGGTGGGGGTGCTGGTGCTGCTGATCGTGTGGAACTTCATCTACTTCTACCCGATCTACACCGGCATGGAGATCCCCCTGGACGGCTGGCGCGCCCGGATGTGGCTCGGCACCTGGGTGTAG
- a CDS encoding helix-turn-helix domain-containing protein, with protein MPAPSLSGAQKARAALAERLRELRMDAEITGRELAGRCGWSESKSSRIENAKTAPTDADIRAWCTACGTPERAADLIAANRQVTSMYVEWRRLERAGLRHLQQSSVDLYQRTRRFHVYCSNLIPGLFQTTAYATALLETIAGFRRIPNDAAEAAGVRVRRARSVQEGNHRLAALVEETVLHYRIGDVGVMAGQLGQLLSLMSLPSVSLGVIPAAAERRGIMWPLETFTMFDQRLVRVELLSASVKITAPSEVALYLRAFEQLSTLAVHGAQARALIVAAIEKLTTAENG; from the coding sequence GTGCCCGCCCCCTCTCTGTCCGGTGCCCAGAAAGCACGCGCAGCTCTCGCGGAACGCCTGCGAGAGCTGCGCATGGACGCCGAAATCACCGGACGTGAGCTGGCCGGCAGATGCGGCTGGAGCGAGTCCAAGTCGTCCCGGATCGAGAACGCCAAGACTGCCCCCACCGACGCCGACATCCGGGCGTGGTGCACGGCGTGCGGGACACCAGAACGCGCGGCGGACCTCATCGCCGCCAACCGCCAGGTCACCTCCATGTATGTGGAGTGGCGACGGCTGGAACGCGCCGGGCTCCGGCACCTTCAGCAGTCGAGCGTGGACCTGTACCAGCGCACACGGCGATTTCACGTGTACTGCTCGAATCTGATCCCGGGTCTCTTCCAGACCACCGCCTACGCCACGGCCCTACTGGAGACCATCGCCGGCTTCCGCCGCATCCCCAACGACGCCGCCGAGGCGGCGGGGGTGCGTGTGCGACGTGCACGTTCGGTCCAGGAGGGGAATCACCGACTGGCTGCCCTGGTCGAGGAAACGGTCCTCCACTACCGCATCGGCGATGTCGGCGTCATGGCAGGCCAGCTCGGTCAGTTGCTCTCTCTTATGTCACTGCCCTCCGTCTCGCTCGGCGTCATTCCCGCCGCCGCCGAGCGCCGGGGCATCATGTGGCCGTTGGAAACCTTCACTATGTTCGACCAGCGACTCGTTCGCGTGGAACTTCTCTCGGCCTCGGTGAAGATCACCGCGCCCAGCGAAGTCGCCCTCTACCTCCGCGCCTTCGAGCAACTCTCCACCCTCGCCGTCCACGGCGCCCAGGCGCGCGCCCTCATCGTCGCCGCCATTGAGAAGCTGACGACCGCCGAGAACGGCTGA
- a CDS encoding DUF6879 family protein, whose amino-acid sequence MSSSEPTFAELLADCKTSAVHLEMRDVYYSTERFESWQQGHLTDWDDRDSWWHPFHQMVADAVARGVEVRRARIVSEPVTSYIRWEHYVTIANVRAGERVRWLPRRNATDLSLPGNDFWVFDDHMARIHHFAGNGELVGYDFTDDQGLIAHCTIAFEQVWDRAIPHEEYVIR is encoded by the coding sequence ATGTCATCGAGCGAGCCGACGTTCGCCGAGCTGCTGGCTGACTGCAAGACGTCCGCTGTCCACTTGGAGATGCGGGACGTTTACTACAGCACTGAGCGATTTGAGAGCTGGCAGCAGGGTCACCTCACCGACTGGGACGACCGTGACTCCTGGTGGCACCCGTTCCATCAGATGGTCGCTGATGCGGTGGCCCGGGGAGTCGAAGTGCGGCGAGCCCGCATCGTCTCGGAGCCGGTGACCTCGTACATCCGCTGGGAGCACTACGTCACCATTGCGAACGTGCGCGCCGGTGAACGGGTCCGCTGGCTGCCGCGCCGGAACGCGACTGACCTGAGCCTGCCGGGCAATGACTTCTGGGTGTTCGATGACCACATGGCGCGCATCCATCACTTCGCGGGCAACGGAGAGCTCGTCGGGTACGACTTCACCGACGACCAGGGGCTGATCGCCCACTGCACGATCGCCTTCGAGCAAGTCTGGGACCGGGCGATCCCGCACGAGGAGTACGTGATTCGCTAG